The segment TACAACAAGTTTTATTTGTTACTGAAATAAacattacattaaaaaaaaaaactaaacttgTTCCTTAGGCATATTCCGGTAGAAGTAAACCTCCATCACTCCAGCAAACCTTTTCGCTAACAGCTTTTGTCTACCAACTGGTTCGTTAGATAGACTGATAGTGATTGGATCTACATTGTCGTTGTCTCCGACAGTAAACTCGTAATATTCATTAGTTTTATGTATAAAGAACTTACTATCATTATTTGACTTACACCCGTTCAGGACAACTTCACCTTCTAAAGTTGTGCTATTCTGAACTACTCTCCAAAACCCGGATTCACCGCATTGACCGGGACTTATGAACTTAATATTAAGTTCGGTTGATTCGTGAACGGTGTTATTTGGTGCTGATGCTGGTAACAGAAACATAACTTGTGTGGGGAGATCTGAAGGTGGGTTAGTGATCATTACCGGTTGTTGTGGGCATGACTTGGGATCATTAGATCCCATATTCACACGGCAAATCCACATCTTGTACTCGTACGTCATGAAGCTGATGTAATAAGGAACGTTGGCCATAACAGGCTGCGCATCTGCATCGT is part of the Brassica rapa cultivar Chiifu-401-42 chromosome A09, CAAS_Brap_v3.01, whole genome shotgun sequence genome and harbors:
- the LOC103837293 gene encoding kunitz trypsin inhibitor 6-like; translated protein: MMKTSRLIMISFLLVAITRSYDVLGEGTDVVYDADAQPVMANVPYYISFMTYEYKMWICRVNMGSNDPKSCPQQPVMITNPPSDLPTQVMFLLPASAPNNTVHESTELNIKFISPGQCGESGFWRVVQNSTTLEGEVVLNGCKSNNDSKFFIHKTNEYYEFTVGDNDNVDPITISLSNEPVGRQKLLAKRFAGVMEVYFYRNMPKEQV